A stretch of Bombina bombina isolate aBomBom1 chromosome 2, aBomBom1.pri, whole genome shotgun sequence DNA encodes these proteins:
- the LOC128647104 gene encoding olfactory receptor 6M1-like: MGCENGTSVTEFILLGIPLSSQFQIILFVILSVVYAITILGNATIIVVSLGDAQLHTPMYFFLSNLAFLDISFTSAIVPKVLVYLISGNKTISFNGCLAQSYIYFLLGTTEFLLLAVMSFDRFMAICYPLRYGTIMSPKLCLQLIIFSWFGGFMDTIVQTVLTFRLSFCGSNIINHYFCDVAPLLKLADGNTYLIGMLDFILASSLVLGSLFFSLVSYGCIISAIQKISSTAGRKKAFSTCASHLTVVFIVYGSCIFMCVRPSKNSKIDSTKIVALLNSILTPLLNPFIYSLRNKVFKDALKRMTTRRHITENQKA; the protein is encoded by the coding sequence ATGGGTTGTGAGAATGGTACATCAGTTACAGAATTTATATTACTTGGAATACCTCTTTCTTCACAATTTCAGATCATTCTCTTTGTGATTCTTTCTGTGGTCTATGCAATAACTATACTGGGCAATGCAACAATTATTGTTGTCAGTTTGGGTGATGCTCAGCTTCATACACCTATGTACTTCTTTCTCAGCAACCTCGCCTTCCTTGATATCAGCTTTACATCTGCAATTGTTCCAAAAGTACTTGTTTATTTAATCAGCGGCAACAAAACCATCTCATTCAATGGATGCCTTGCTCAGTCTTATATTTACTTCCTCTTGGGTACAACAGAATTTTTACTGCTGGCGGTCATGTCCTTTGACAGGTTTATGGCCATCTGTTACCCCTTGAGATATGGGACCATCATGAGTCCTAAGCTTTGCTTGCAGTTGATTATTTTCTCCTGGTTTGGTGGGTTTATGGACACAATTGTTCAAACTGTCCTAACATTCCGCTTGTCATTTTGTGGTTCCAACATTATCAACCACTACTTTTGTGATGTGGCCCCTTTACTGAAGCTGGCAGATGGCAACACATATCTTATTGGCATGCTAGACTTTATCCTTGCCTCCTCCTTGGTTTTAGGATCATTGTTCTTCTCACTTGTCTCATATGGCTGCATTATTTCAGCTATTCAAAAGATATCATCAACTGCTGGACGAAAAAAAGCCTTCTCCACTTGCGCTTCTCACCTTACTGTAGTCTTTATAGTGTATGGTAGCTGTATCTTTATGTGCGTCCGCCCCTCCAAGAACTCAAAAATAGATTCAACCAAAATTGTTGCTTTGCTAAACAGCATCTTAACCCCACTTCTAAACCCTTTTATTTATAGCTTGAGAAATAAAGTCTTTAAAGATGCACTTAAACGTATGACGACTAGAAGACACATTACTGAGAATCAGAAAGCATAG